A part of Anaeromyxobacter diazotrophicus genomic DNA contains:
- a CDS encoding rhodanese-like domain-containing protein, whose translation MALVRHALALCAAGSLLGLGANALTPRPAPLGHEVAAAADAPGAACQIQGLQAAIPRISVEEATPLCVACSALFVDARSSAEYEAGHITGALHLAPGEAVDPVLWRLGVYKTVVVYDRDPNCSVADQVAKKLLEHGVQDVRVLTGAWPAWTAARAPNAAGSCASCGPPATAAKGSP comes from the coding sequence ATGGCCCTCGTTCGCCACGCGCTCGCGCTCTGCGCCGCCGGATCCCTGCTCGGGCTCGGCGCCAACGCCCTCACGCCGCGCCCGGCGCCGCTCGGGCACGAGGTGGCGGCGGCCGCGGACGCGCCCGGGGCGGCCTGCCAGATCCAGGGCCTCCAGGCGGCCATCCCCCGCATCTCGGTCGAGGAGGCGACGCCCCTCTGCGTCGCCTGCTCCGCGCTGTTCGTGGACGCGCGCAGCAGCGCCGAGTACGAGGCGGGCCACATCACCGGCGCGCTGCACCTCGCGCCGGGCGAGGCGGTGGACCCCGTCCTGTGGCGGCTCGGGGTCTACAAGACGGTGGTGGTCTACGACCGCGATCCGAACTGCTCGGTGGCCGACCAGGTGGCGAAGAAGCTCCTCGAGCACGGCGTGCAGGACGTCCGGGTGCTCACCGGCGCCTGGCCCGCCTGGACGGCCGCCCGCGCGCCCAACGCGGCCGGAAGCTGCGCTTCCTGCGGCCCCCCGGCGACGGCGGCCAAGGGGTCGCCGTGA
- a CDS encoding SNF2-related protein — MGVVGTGVAVRERTAVGEQDAPRVKAASLTRFHQRIAAEALTARSGQGATRLAPALAQSAVDLNPHQIEAAAFALSSMATGGCVLADEVGLGKTVEAGLVLAQLAAEGRGRILILVPASLRNQWRDELSSKFGLDSEVVDGNTARAQERHGLKLNPFDTGGIVIASHPFAALRADEVARVPWDLAVIDEAHRLRNAYRRDHKTGQALRKGLRKCPKLLLTATPLQNDVMELLGLTAFIDDALLGTEDAFRMQFASGELTEDKAADLKERLGQVVIRTLRRQVKEYVKFTARRSLVEDFAPTPEEQELYDRVSEYLRREDAVAIPQSRRALLVLVYRKILASSTFALAHTLGKLADSLEGKLAGAECAAQADAFLDLSGFEEEAEELGGSGRDDGRPKGAAAVSKMRDELAELRACAKLAASIQVNAKGDALVRGLDRTFTVARACGWPQKAVVFTEFRRTQDYLKKILEARGYTTTSLSGDAGGPDKRQALVEEFRHKTQILLMTEAGAEGLNLQFCNLVVNFDLPWNPQRVEQRIGRCHRYGQQRDVLVLNFLNRQNAADARLYDLLSQKLALFDGVFGSSDEILGALGSGIDFEARVLDIYQSCRSGEEIDVAFNALRKDLDERIEARLAAARALLFEKFDGEVRGKLRIAEKAAREAVARREADEEALVRSVFEEGEAPLPVPEPPPGEARSKARRARLAKAAAEAVKTRPQEAVSLVELDARSLPPQLQELAGCEGWWFAYKFGFDALASEDKLAHVILWADGDRYRALPAEASELFAQLPAREAKGGPRGGAISMGTAQEEALAALSSRLLAEFAERAGASYDEQRERWDRSVEDVLAAPRRHVEEAREAWAKARSALHDKVDLPQRDRRALLERAEREYRRRLDDLRATEALRYGERDRAVTELRRRAEPKEKRTLVATAYWRCV, encoded by the coding sequence ATGGGCGTCGTGGGGACCGGGGTCGCCGTGCGCGAGCGCACGGCCGTGGGGGAGCAGGACGCGCCGAGGGTCAAGGCGGCGTCGCTCACCCGCTTCCACCAGCGCATCGCGGCCGAGGCCCTCACCGCGCGCAGCGGCCAGGGCGCCACGCGCCTGGCGCCGGCGCTGGCGCAGTCGGCGGTGGACCTGAACCCGCACCAGATCGAGGCGGCGGCCTTCGCCCTCTCGTCCATGGCCACGGGCGGCTGCGTCCTCGCCGACGAGGTCGGCCTCGGCAAGACGGTGGAGGCGGGCCTGGTGCTCGCCCAGCTCGCCGCCGAGGGGCGCGGGCGCATCCTCATCCTCGTCCCCGCGTCGCTCCGGAACCAGTGGCGCGACGAGCTCAGCTCCAAGTTCGGCCTCGACTCCGAGGTGGTGGACGGCAACACCGCGCGCGCGCAGGAGAGGCACGGGCTGAAGCTCAACCCGTTCGACACCGGCGGGATCGTGATCGCCTCGCACCCGTTCGCGGCGCTGCGCGCGGACGAGGTGGCGCGGGTGCCCTGGGACCTCGCGGTCATCGACGAGGCGCACCGGCTGCGCAACGCCTACCGCCGCGACCACAAGACCGGCCAGGCGCTCCGCAAGGGCCTGCGGAAGTGCCCGAAGCTCCTCCTCACCGCCACCCCGCTCCAGAACGACGTGATGGAGCTGCTCGGGCTCACCGCCTTCATCGACGACGCGCTGCTCGGCACCGAGGACGCCTTCCGGATGCAGTTCGCCTCGGGCGAGCTCACCGAGGACAAGGCGGCCGACCTCAAGGAGCGGCTCGGGCAGGTGGTCATCCGCACCCTGCGCCGGCAGGTGAAGGAGTACGTGAAGTTCACCGCCCGGCGCTCGCTGGTGGAGGACTTCGCGCCGACGCCCGAGGAGCAGGAGCTGTACGACCGCGTCTCGGAGTACCTGCGCCGCGAGGACGCGGTCGCCATCCCGCAGTCGCGCCGCGCCCTGCTCGTCCTCGTCTACCGGAAGATCCTCGCCAGCTCGACCTTCGCCCTCGCGCACACGCTGGGGAAGCTGGCCGACTCGCTCGAGGGCAAGCTGGCCGGGGCGGAGTGCGCGGCGCAGGCCGACGCCTTCCTCGATCTCTCCGGGTTCGAGGAGGAGGCGGAGGAGCTCGGCGGGAGCGGGCGCGACGACGGGCGGCCGAAGGGCGCCGCCGCGGTCTCCAAGATGCGCGACGAGCTGGCCGAGCTGCGCGCCTGCGCCAAGCTGGCGGCCTCCATCCAGGTGAACGCGAAGGGCGACGCGCTGGTGCGCGGCCTCGACCGGACCTTCACCGTGGCGCGCGCCTGCGGCTGGCCGCAGAAGGCGGTGGTCTTCACCGAGTTCCGCCGCACGCAGGACTATCTGAAGAAGATCCTCGAGGCGCGCGGCTACACCACCACCAGCCTCTCCGGCGACGCCGGCGGCCCCGACAAGCGGCAGGCGCTGGTGGAGGAGTTCCGGCACAAGACCCAGATCCTGCTCATGACCGAGGCGGGGGCGGAGGGACTGAACCTCCAGTTCTGCAACCTGGTCGTGAACTTCGACCTGCCCTGGAACCCGCAGCGCGTCGAGCAGCGCATCGGGCGCTGCCACCGCTACGGCCAGCAGCGCGACGTCCTGGTCCTCAACTTCCTCAACCGGCAGAACGCCGCCGACGCGCGCCTCTACGACCTGCTCTCGCAGAAGCTGGCGCTCTTCGACGGCGTGTTCGGATCGTCCGACGAGATCCTGGGCGCGCTGGGGAGCGGCATCGACTTCGAGGCGCGCGTCCTCGACATCTACCAGTCGTGCCGCTCGGGCGAGGAGATCGACGTCGCGTTCAACGCGCTCCGCAAGGACCTCGACGAGCGCATCGAGGCGCGCCTCGCGGCCGCGCGGGCGCTGCTCTTCGAGAAGTTCGACGGCGAGGTCCGGGGCAAGCTCCGCATCGCGGAGAAGGCGGCGCGCGAGGCGGTCGCGCGGCGCGAGGCGGACGAGGAGGCGCTGGTGCGCAGCGTCTTCGAGGAGGGCGAGGCCCCCCTCCCCGTCCCCGAGCCGCCGCCGGGCGAGGCGCGGTCGAAGGCGCGCCGCGCGCGGCTCGCCAAGGCCGCCGCGGAGGCGGTCAAGACGCGGCCGCAGGAGGCGGTGTCGCTGGTCGAGCTCGACGCGCGCTCGCTCCCGCCGCAGCTTCAGGAGCTGGCGGGCTGCGAGGGCTGGTGGTTCGCCTACAAGTTCGGCTTCGACGCGCTCGCCTCCGAGGACAAGCTGGCGCACGTCATCCTGTGGGCGGACGGCGACCGGTACCGCGCCCTGCCCGCCGAGGCGAGCGAGCTCTTCGCCCAGCTCCCGGCGCGCGAGGCGAAGGGCGGCCCGCGCGGCGGGGCCATCTCCATGGGCACCGCCCAGGAGGAGGCGCTGGCGGCGCTCTCCTCGCGGCTCCTGGCCGAGTTCGCCGAGCGCGCCGGCGCGAGCTACGACGAGCAGCGCGAGCGCTGGGACCGGTCGGTCGAGGACGTCCTCGCCGCCCCGCGGCGCCACGTCGAGGAGGCGCGCGAGGCGTGGGCGAAGGCGCGCTCCGCGCTGCACGACAAGGTGGACCTGCCGCAGCGGGATCGGCGGGCGCTCCTCGAGCGCGCCGAGCGCGAGTACCGCCGCCGGCTCGACGACCTGCGCGCCACCGAGGCGCTCCGCTACGGCGAGCGCGACCGGGCGGTGACGGAGCTGCGCAGGCGCGCCGAGCCGAAGGAGAAGCGGACGCTGGTCGCGACCGCGTACTGGCGCTGCGTGTAG
- a CDS encoding 4Fe-4S dicluster domain-containing protein, with product MSASRPRALSYLAYRALLAHPLKRLRQRGTGLDRFLANYAGEGLVPTHPDDRAVGEAASACVGCGLCEAGCELATAVPSIRSLGLHAAFRLYGKSSAELPHAAEALRACAACQGCDPLCPTGVPIARVVRHLLARVSAPPGPGYAPGG from the coding sequence GTGTCAGCCTCCCGCCCGCGCGCCCTCTCCTACCTCGCCTACCGCGCGCTGCTCGCTCACCCGCTGAAGCGCCTGCGCCAGCGGGGCACCGGGCTCGACCGGTTCCTCGCGAACTACGCGGGCGAGGGCCTGGTCCCGACGCACCCGGACGACCGCGCCGTCGGGGAGGCGGCCAGCGCCTGCGTCGGGTGCGGGCTGTGCGAGGCCGGGTGCGAGCTCGCCACCGCGGTGCCGTCGATCCGCTCGCTCGGGCTCCACGCCGCCTTCCGGCTCTACGGGAAGAGCAGCGCCGAGCTCCCGCACGCGGCCGAGGCGCTGCGCGCCTGCGCGGCGTGCCAGGGGTGCGACCCGCTCTGCCCGACGGGCGTCCCCATCGCGCGCGTCGTGCGGCACCTGCTCGCGCGCGTGAGCGCGCCGCCCGGCCCGGGGTATGCTCCGGGGGGATGA
- a CDS encoding MauE/DoxX family redox-associated membrane protein, translated as MSRSLARAGLVLASRLALAAIFLYAAATKVPDLAAFATDVANYRLVPAALVPWAAAAVVGIEIVVGLALLTGFYARAAALVAAGMLVVFIAGLSQALLRGIDLRCGCFGGDEPADWWTVVRDLFMLVPAGIVLALGRARRPAAEASSPSAGGAHLGRISTRY; from the coding sequence GTGAGCCGCTCGCTCGCGCGCGCGGGGCTCGTCCTCGCGAGCCGGCTCGCGCTGGCCGCCATCTTCCTCTACGCCGCCGCGACCAAGGTGCCCGACCTGGCCGCCTTCGCCACCGACGTCGCGAACTACCGGCTCGTGCCCGCGGCGCTGGTGCCGTGGGCGGCGGCGGCGGTGGTCGGCATCGAGATCGTGGTCGGGCTGGCGCTCCTCACCGGCTTCTACGCCCGCGCCGCCGCCCTGGTGGCGGCGGGCATGCTGGTCGTCTTCATCGCCGGGCTGTCGCAGGCGCTGTTGCGGGGCATCGACCTGCGCTGCGGCTGCTTCGGCGGCGACGAGCCGGCCGACTGGTGGACGGTGGTGCGCGACCTCTTCATGCTGGTGCCGGCCGGGATCGTGCTCGCGCTGGGCCGCGCTCGACGCCCCGCGGCGGAGGCCTCGTCGCCCTCGGCCGGCGGCGCTCACCTCGGCCGCATCAGCACCAGGTACTGA
- a CDS encoding thiazole synthase produces MADTWSLGKHTFTSRLLVGTGKYKDFPTMQRALAASGAEVVTVAVRRLDLSKKGAESLLEWVPKGMTLLPNTAACFTADEAVRTARLGRELDMGELVKLEVIGDKRTLFPDVEGLVQAARILVKEGFTVLPYTNDDPVTAKKLEDVGCAAVMPLGAPIGSGLGLRNPYNLRIIMETVKVPVLVDAGVGTASDAALAMELGAVAVLMNTAIAEAKEPVLMAEAMRDAVAAGRKALLAGRIPMKLHASASSPMTGLIGS; encoded by the coding sequence ATGGCGGACACCTGGTCGCTCGGCAAGCACACGTTCACGAGCCGGCTCCTCGTCGGCACCGGCAAGTACAAGGACTTCCCCACCATGCAGCGCGCGCTCGCCGCCTCGGGCGCGGAGGTCGTGACGGTGGCCGTGCGGCGCCTCGACCTCTCCAAGAAGGGGGCCGAGTCGCTGCTGGAGTGGGTCCCGAAGGGGATGACGCTGCTCCCCAACACCGCCGCCTGCTTCACCGCCGACGAGGCGGTGCGCACGGCGCGGCTCGGCCGCGAGCTCGACATGGGCGAGCTCGTGAAGCTCGAGGTCATCGGGGACAAGCGCACGCTCTTCCCGGACGTCGAGGGGCTGGTGCAGGCGGCCCGGATCCTGGTGAAGGAGGGCTTCACGGTCCTCCCCTACACGAACGACGACCCGGTCACGGCGAAGAAGCTGGAGGACGTCGGCTGCGCGGCGGTGATGCCGCTCGGCGCGCCCATCGGCTCGGGGCTCGGCCTCAGGAACCCCTACAACCTCCGCATCATCATGGAGACGGTGAAGGTGCCGGTGCTGGTCGACGCCGGGGTCGGCACCGCCAGCGACGCCGCCCTGGCGATGGAGCTCGGCGCGGTGGCGGTGCTCATGAACACCGCCATCGCCGAGGCGAAGGAGCCGGTCCTCATGGCCGAGGCGATGCGCGACGCCGTCGCCGCCGGCCGCAAGGCGCTCCTGGCCGGCCGCATCCCGATGAAGCTGCACGCCTCCGCGTCGAGCCCGATGACGGGGCTGATAGGATCGTAG
- the queD gene encoding 6-carboxytetrahydropterin synthase QueD has protein sequence MGVPVYEVSKEFVFSAAHQIRMHGGKCERLHGHNWRIRVHARAGALDRIGMVIDFADLQKIAAELCARFDHQNMNEVPPFTEVNTTAENLARFFYVEGNRRLAGVDGGRVTVSKVEVWENEGSLAVYREE, from the coding sequence ATGGGCGTCCCGGTCTACGAGGTCTCCAAGGAGTTCGTCTTCAGCGCCGCGCACCAGATCCGCATGCACGGCGGGAAGTGCGAGCGGCTGCACGGCCACAACTGGCGGATCCGGGTGCACGCCCGCGCCGGCGCGCTCGACCGCATCGGCATGGTGATCGACTTCGCCGACCTGCAGAAGATCGCCGCCGAGCTGTGCGCGCGCTTCGACCACCAGAACATGAACGAGGTGCCGCCGTTCACGGAGGTGAACACCACCGCCGAGAACCTGGCGCGCTTCTTCTACGTCGAGGGCAACCGCAGGCTCGCCGGGGTGGACGGCGGGCGGGTGACCGTGTCCAAGGTCGAGGTGTGGGAGAACGAGGGCTCGCTCGCCGTGTACCGCGAGGAGTAG
- a CDS encoding diacylglycerol/lipid kinase family protein has product MKPHLIVNPASAYGRTGRHFDDIARAVRGAVGDFDCSFTERRGHGVLLAREVSRAGANLVVAVGGDGTASEVVDGLMLERAAAGGGGAAFGFISRGTGGDLRRSLGCPTDAAGAARVLAGPAERVIDLGRVEFVGHGGKPEARHFVNVAGFGVAGRVVRDVERMGKLLGGKATFMLASAKALMGWRDQPVRWRIDGGPWREDRVTSLAVCNGRFFGGGMMVAPAARLDDGLFDVTLWKGLGLADFALKKGMLYDGSHLRLPNTSTFRGRVVEAEPLGKEPVLLDVDGEQPGVLPARFTLLAGVLRARAPGVDA; this is encoded by the coding sequence ATGAAGCCCCACCTCATCGTCAACCCGGCCAGCGCGTACGGCCGGACCGGCCGCCACTTCGACGACATCGCGCGCGCGGTGCGCGGCGCGGTCGGCGACTTCGACTGCAGCTTCACCGAGCGCCGCGGCCACGGGGTGCTCCTCGCCCGGGAGGTCTCCCGCGCGGGGGCGAACCTGGTGGTGGCGGTCGGCGGGGACGGCACCGCCAGCGAGGTCGTCGACGGGCTGATGCTGGAGCGCGCGGCGGCGGGCGGCGGGGGCGCCGCGTTCGGCTTCATCTCGCGCGGGACGGGCGGCGACCTGCGCCGCTCGCTCGGGTGCCCCACCGACGCGGCCGGGGCGGCCCGCGTCCTCGCCGGTCCGGCGGAGCGCGTCATCGACCTCGGCCGGGTCGAGTTCGTCGGCCACGGGGGGAAGCCGGAGGCGCGCCACTTCGTCAACGTGGCGGGGTTCGGCGTCGCGGGCCGGGTGGTGCGCGACGTGGAGCGGATGGGGAAGCTCCTCGGCGGGAAGGCCACGTTCATGCTGGCCTCGGCCAAGGCCCTCATGGGCTGGCGCGACCAGCCGGTGCGCTGGCGCATCGACGGCGGGCCCTGGCGCGAGGACCGCGTCACCTCGCTCGCGGTGTGCAACGGACGGTTCTTCGGCGGCGGGATGATGGTCGCGCCGGCGGCGCGGCTCGACGACGGGCTGTTCGACGTCACGCTCTGGAAAGGCCTGGGCCTCGCGGACTTCGCGCTGAAGAAGGGCATGCTCTACGACGGCTCGCACCTGCGGCTCCCCAACACGAGCACGTTCCGGGGCCGGGTGGTGGAGGCGGAGCCGCTGGGGAAGGAGCCCGTCCTGCTGGACGTCGACGGCGAGCAGCCGGGCGTGCTCCCCGCGCGGTTCACCCTGCTCGCTGGGGTGTTGAGGGCGCGCGCACCGGGGGTGGATGCATAG
- a CDS encoding thiamine phosphate synthase, with protein sequence MLTPLVHLVTDRRLVPELGAAVAAALRRAPPGTVAVHLREKDLGGRELLALARALGATCRSAGQRLLVNDRLDVALAAGADGVHLPSSGVPPAEARRLLGPGRLVGVSCHGEEDVARARGGGADFATFGPVFATPSKAAYGPPVGLAALARAARLGLPLVALGGIELETAGAAREHGARGVGVIRAWLGAPDPGAAVLALWQAIRA encoded by the coding sequence ATGCTAACGCCGCTCGTCCACCTCGTCACGGACCGCCGGCTGGTGCCCGAACTGGGCGCCGCGGTCGCGGCCGCCCTGAGGCGGGCACCTCCGGGGACCGTGGCGGTCCACCTCCGGGAGAAGGACCTCGGCGGCCGGGAGCTCCTGGCCCTCGCCCGCGCCCTCGGCGCGACCTGCCGGTCCGCCGGGCAGCGCCTCCTCGTCAACGACCGCCTGGACGTGGCGCTCGCCGCCGGCGCGGACGGCGTGCACCTGCCCTCGTCCGGCGTGCCGCCGGCGGAGGCCAGGCGGCTGCTCGGCCCGGGGCGCCTCGTCGGCGTCTCGTGCCACGGCGAGGAGGACGTGGCCCGCGCCCGGGGTGGGGGGGCCGACTTCGCCACCTTCGGCCCGGTCTTCGCGACACCCTCCAAGGCCGCCTACGGCCCGCCGGTGGGGCTCGCCGCGCTGGCGCGCGCGGCGCGGCTGGGGCTCCCGCTCGTGGCGCTGGGCGGGATCGAGTTGGAGACGGCGGGCGCGGCGCGGGAGCACGGCGCGCGCGGGGTGGGGGTCATCCGGGCCTGGCTCGGCGCGCCCGACCCGGGCGCCGCGGTGCTGGCGCTCTGGCAGGCGATCCGCGCTTGA
- a CDS encoding TylF/MycF/NovP-related O-methyltransferase, whose product MSHPTGGEVAWRPDPLDVSIDIVGACNLACPACGHGNSPGANRSMGAMGLELFERILDKVEREAAPARPRIHLFNWGEPLLHPQAPEFIRRVKARGLCCRLSSNLVRPRDLRGVVAARPDWLRVSVSGFTQPVYGQTHRGGDVERVKENMRLLRSYMDELGAPIAVEVNYHVYRHNCGPEYTAMQAFARELGFHFEPIWSVAGSADKVLAWLEHGVPESDRPHVERLVHRPEESRDISNRYRHLLSPGECALRNSVLINSDGSVDLCCAVYDVPPVAESFLETTAEDLQAAKRRAPICERCMEQGLHLTYLYAGKAERDARGLAILAAEQVAGTHASVVTREETMSTTLPVERRQDSVEAARGGAKATEADELLPAGAGVERTARSVAGGLTAVRARYLDLMKRCILNLIYEDDDMLRKQSFSAAMRRDGQDWPAVAHSMIGQRRMDNVQACVEDVIRRGVPGDLIETGVWRGGTTILMRSILEAYGVSDRRVWVADSFAGLPEPDAEKYPHDAGDTFHTYPELAISVEKVQENFARYGLLDDQVRFLEGWFKDTLPTAPIERIAVARLDGDMYESTMDALQALYPKLSIGGYLIVDDYGAVPGCKEAVDGYRRAHAITEPIERADWTGVYWRRER is encoded by the coding sequence ATGAGCCACCCGACCGGAGGCGAGGTCGCCTGGCGCCCCGACCCGCTCGACGTGTCCATCGACATCGTCGGGGCGTGCAACCTGGCGTGCCCGGCGTGCGGTCACGGAAACTCCCCGGGTGCGAATCGGTCGATGGGGGCGATGGGGCTCGAGCTGTTCGAGCGGATCCTGGACAAGGTGGAGCGCGAGGCGGCCCCCGCGCGACCGCGGATCCACCTCTTCAACTGGGGCGAGCCCTTGCTGCACCCGCAGGCTCCCGAGTTCATCCGGCGCGTGAAGGCGCGCGGGCTCTGCTGCCGGCTCTCGTCCAACCTCGTCCGGCCGAGGGACCTGCGCGGTGTCGTCGCCGCGCGCCCAGACTGGCTGAGGGTCTCGGTGTCCGGCTTCACGCAGCCGGTCTATGGCCAGACCCATCGCGGCGGCGACGTCGAGCGCGTGAAGGAGAACATGCGCCTCCTCCGGTCGTACATGGACGAGCTCGGCGCCCCGATCGCGGTGGAGGTGAACTACCACGTGTACCGGCACAACTGCGGGCCGGAGTACACGGCGATGCAGGCGTTCGCCCGCGAGCTGGGGTTCCACTTCGAGCCGATCTGGTCGGTCGCGGGATCGGCGGACAAGGTGCTCGCCTGGCTCGAGCACGGCGTTCCGGAGTCCGACCGCCCGCACGTCGAGCGCCTGGTGCACCGGCCCGAGGAATCGCGCGACATCTCCAACCGGTACCGTCACTTGCTCTCCCCCGGTGAGTGCGCGTTGCGCAACTCCGTGCTGATCAACTCGGACGGGAGCGTCGACCTCTGCTGCGCAGTGTACGACGTGCCGCCCGTGGCGGAGAGCTTCCTCGAGACGACGGCCGAGGACCTCCAGGCCGCGAAGCGCCGGGCGCCCATCTGCGAGCGGTGCATGGAGCAGGGGCTGCACCTCACTTACCTGTACGCCGGCAAGGCGGAGCGCGATGCGCGAGGGCTGGCCATTCTGGCCGCGGAGCAAGTCGCCGGGACCCACGCCAGCGTCGTGACACGGGAGGAAACGATGAGCACTACGCTTCCAGTCGAGCGTCGCCAGGATTCGGTCGAAGCCGCGCGGGGCGGGGCGAAGGCCACCGAGGCGGACGAGCTCCTCCCCGCCGGGGCCGGCGTCGAGCGTACGGCGCGGTCGGTCGCGGGCGGGCTCACGGCAGTCAGGGCTCGTTACCTCGATCTCATGAAGCGCTGCATCCTCAACCTGATCTACGAGGACGACGACATGCTCCGGAAGCAGTCGTTCTCCGCGGCGATGCGCCGCGACGGCCAGGACTGGCCGGCTGTCGCCCACTCCATGATCGGCCAGCGGAGGATGGACAACGTGCAGGCCTGCGTCGAGGACGTGATCCGGCGGGGCGTGCCAGGCGACCTCATCGAGACCGGGGTCTGGCGGGGCGGGACCACCATCCTCATGCGCTCCATCCTGGAGGCCTACGGCGTCTCGGATCGGCGCGTGTGGGTCGCCGATTCGTTCGCGGGGCTCCCCGAGCCGGACGCGGAGAAGTACCCGCACGACGCGGGCGACACGTTCCACACCTATCCAGAGCTCGCGATCTCGGTGGAGAAGGTCCAGGAGAACTTCGCTCGCTACGGGCTGCTGGACGATCAGGTCCGATTCCTCGAGGGCTGGTTCAAGGACACGCTGCCCACGGCGCCCATCGAGCGCATCGCGGTCGCCCGGCTGGACGGCGACATGTACGAGTCCACGATGGACGCGCTCCAGGCCCTCTACCCGAAGCTCTCGATCGGCGGGTACCTCATCGTCGACGACTACGGCGCGGTGCCCGGCTGCAAGGAGGCGGTGGACGGGTATCGCCGAGCGCACGCCATCACCGAGCCGATCGAGCGGGCGGACTGGACGGGGGTCTACTGGCGGCGCGAGCGCTGA
- a CDS encoding class I SAM-dependent methyltransferase — MHDRHDHDRDHGHDLDRGHGGPAHGRRAHGNPDDLDAYVARLTGPERDAWQRPDEVLAALGVEPGQTVADVGAGPGYFTLRLARAVGPRGRVYAVEVVPELLGVLRARLDGAGVSNVVPLLARERDSLLPPASCDRILVADTFHHFPDGVAYLRHLAAALRRGGLLANVDFHRRETPVGPPLEHRVSREDFLVAADRAGLAVIGEPTFLPHQYLVLMRPR, encoded by the coding sequence ATGCACGACCGCCACGACCACGACCGCGACCACGGCCACGACCTCGACCGCGGCCACGGCGGGCCGGCGCACGGGCGGCGGGCCCACGGCAACCCGGACGACCTCGACGCCTACGTCGCGCGCCTCACCGGACCGGAGCGGGACGCGTGGCAGCGGCCGGACGAGGTGCTGGCCGCGCTCGGCGTCGAGCCGGGCCAGACGGTGGCCGACGTCGGCGCCGGGCCCGGGTACTTCACGCTGCGCCTGGCGCGGGCGGTGGGGCCGCGGGGCCGGGTGTACGCGGTCGAGGTGGTGCCCGAGCTGCTGGGCGTGCTGCGGGCGCGGCTCGACGGCGCCGGGGTCTCGAACGTGGTGCCGCTCCTCGCGCGCGAGCGCGACTCGCTCCTGCCACCCGCCTCGTGCGACCGCATCCTGGTGGCGGACACCTTCCACCACTTCCCGGACGGCGTCGCGTACCTGCGCCACCTCGCGGCGGCGCTCCGGCGCGGCGGGTTGCTGGCGAACGTCGACTTCCACCGGCGCGAGACGCCGGTGGGGCCGCCGCTCGAGCACCGCGTCTCGCGCGAGGACTTCCTCGTCGCCGCCGACCGCGCCGGGCTGGCGGTGATCGGCGAGCCGACCTTCCTGCCCCATCAGTACCTGGTGCTGATGCGGCCGAGGTGA
- the thiS gene encoding sulfur carrier protein ThiS, which yields MQVKLNGEIRELPDGTTVAALLAQLGVKAQRVAVEVNEAVVTKDRYDAHALRGGDAVEIVAFVGGG from the coding sequence ATGCAGGTCAAGCTCAACGGCGAGATCCGGGAGCTCCCGGACGGCACCACCGTCGCGGCGCTGCTCGCCCAGCTCGGGGTGAAGGCGCAGCGGGTGGCGGTCGAGGTGAACGAGGCGGTCGTGACGAAGGACCGCTACGACGCGCACGCGCTGCGAGGCGGGGACGCGGTCGAGATCGTCGCCTTCGTCGGAGGAGGGTAG